GTTACAAAAATGGGACACTCCACTCTTCCCTCTCTTACTAAAAATCTTCTCCTTAAAAATGTGCTTGTTTGTCCATCTATTATCAAAAACCTCATTTCAGTACGACAATTTGCCACTGAAAATAATTGTTCTGTTGAGTTTGACCCTGTTGGTTTTTCTGTTAAGGATCTTCTCAACAAGACAACTCTGCTCCGATGTGACAGTCCAGGTCCTCTCTACTCGGTGACACCATCAACCACCTCAACTCGTCCTCTTGCTCTCACCGCAGGTGTCCCTCTTTGGCATCAGCGTTTAGGTCACCCGGGTAGCTCTATCAATcgttctttattttctttgggTTTTTTCTAATAATAATGCCGACTTGACAACTATGTGTCATGCGTGCAAAGTGGGTAAACACACTCGTCTCccatttatttcttcttctacaaTTGTTTCCGCACCATTTCAAATTATTCATTCTGATATTTGGACATCTCCTGTGTCTAGTATCTCTGGCTTTAaatattatcttttgtttttggatcaTTATACTCACTATATTTGGGTCTATCCTTTACacagaaaaaaatgaaacctTTGCCAAATTTTTACACTTCTCAGCCTATGTGCGCACTCAATTTAATTGCTCAATCAAAGCGCTCCAGTGCGATAATGGTGGTGAATACACAAGCCGAGCCTTTCTTGATCACTTGGCATCCACCGGTACGAACATTCGCTTCTCTTGCCCTCACACGTCTCAACAAAACGGACGGGCAGAACGCATGCTTCGTACCATAAACAATCTTGAGCGCACACTTCTTATTCAAGCAAGCATGCCGATGTCTTTTTGGGTTGAGGCTCTTCACACGGCTGCCTACACGCTTaaccttcttccttcttctgcTATTCAAAACAATATACCTTTCACTCGCTTATTTAATCGCCCTGTGTCTTACTCTCACCTTCGTGTCTTTGGTTCTTTGTGCTATCCTAACACAGCCTCCACATCACCTCACAAGTTGGCACCGTGATCCATGGCGTGCGTATTCTTGGGATACCCATTGAATCATCGAGGCTACAGGTGCTTGGTGCTGTCTACTCGAAAGATAGTCATCTCGCGCCATGTCACCTTTGTGGAGGATGTGTTCCCTTTCTCAACTCTTCCCTCTCATAAAAGTCTACCCTTCTCTCCTCCTCCTGTCCCTTCTTTAACACCCATTACGGTTCCACTGGCGGCTCCACCTTGCCCACCAGCTCCACCTTGTCCGCCAGCTCCACAACCCACACAGAACACCCACTCTATGGTCACTCGGAGCAAAACCGGGATCTCTAAACCTCGGATTCCTCTTTGCCTTCATACCGAAACGGTTTCCCCTCTTCCCTTGTCCCATGTACAGGCTGCAAAGGACCGTTACTGGAATGGAGCAATGCACGAGGAATATGATGCCCATATTAAACGCGGTACGTGGGTTCTAGTACCTCGACCCTCAAATGTTAACATAATACGTTCTATGTGGCTTTTTCGGCATAAGTTTAATGCAGATGGAACACATAAACGCCACAAGGCACGCTTGGTTGGTAATGGGAAATCGCAGCGACCGGGAATCGACTGCCTGGATACATTCAGTCCGGTGGTCAAACCTGCATCCATTCGATCAGTTCTACATGTGGCCCTAGCTCGAAATTGGCCTCTCCGTCAGCTTGACGTCAAGAACGCCTTCCTCCATGGCGACCTTGCAGAAACGGTCTACATGCACCAGCCACCAGGGTTCGTCGACAAGTCCAAACCTAACCACGTCTGCTTGCTCAAACGATCACTCTATGGGCTCAAGCAGGCTCCGCGAACATGGTACACAAAATTTGCCACAGTCGCTAAACAGATCGGATTTGTCCAAAGCAGGTGTGATTCCTCCCTGTTCATCATCAACAAAGGTTATGACACTGCGTATTTGCTACTTTATGTCGACGACATCATCCTTACAGCATCTACACCGGCACTGCTCAGTCGGATACTCTCTGCTGCATTTGACATCACCGATCTTGGACAGCTTCATCACTTTTTGGGAATTGGTGTTACGTATAATGACAAAGGGATGTTTCTGAGTCAACAAAATTACATTGCTGACATACTACACCGTGCGTCGATGACCAACTGCAACCCTTGCAACACTCCCGTTGATACCAAACCTAAACTTGCTGCTGACGAAGGTAAACCAGTTTCTGACCCTTCCCACTATCGCAGTCTAGCGGGTGCGTTGCAGTATCTGACACTCACACGACCCGAAATAGCCTTCGCCGTTCAACAAGTCTGTCTGTTCATGCACGACCCACGTGAAGCACATCTCGCAGCACTGAAACGCATTCTGCGGTACCTCAAGGGCACCATCTCCCACGGTCTTCAACTCAACAAGTCATCCATTACTGACCTTGTCGCATATTCCGATGCTATTTGGGCCGGTTGTCCATCTACTAGACGTTCCACCTCCGGCTACTGCGTGTTTCTTGGCGAAAGTCTGATCTCCTGGTCATCCAAACGTCAAGACACGGTTTCCCGCTCTAGTGCAGAGGCGGAGTATCGCGGCGTTGCCAATGCAGTCGCAGAAACGATCTGGATTCGCAACCTACTTCTGGAACTCGGATGCCCCCTTAAGAAAGCTACCCTTGTCTACTGTGATAATATCTCAGCCGTGTATCTCTCGTCTAATCCTGTTCAGCACCAGCGAACAAAGCATATTGAGATCGATCTGCATTTTGTACGAGAGAGAGTCTCTATGGGACATGTCCGCGTCTTTCATGTTCCTACACATCTTCAGTACGCAGACATATTTACCAAGGGCCTCCCTTCACAGTTGTTCACTGATTTTCGCTCCAGTCTCAGCGTTCGACAAGCTCCGCTTCCACTGAGGGGGAGTGTTAGTTAGGATATGATAATATTCAACTGTTAGAGAATAAGTATATTCCTCTATAGATAAGTATATACGGTTACGGATACGTTGTATATAATCTCACCTATGTGATCAATGTAATCGATCAAGTATTATACACTTTCAGAAACAACTTAACAATCCCGGAAACATAGCCCACAAAGGGAAAGCTCAAATCCAAACAGCGGGTGCCATAGAAAAACTACTACGAACATTAGATTAATCTTCACCTTTGCATCCAGCCTCTAAAACAATCTTTGAGAAGGAGAATAGAGATAAGACTTCTGAGCGACAAATCGGATAACTTGCCGCAAACTGTACAAGAAAAAACAGCGATGCAATGGCTTTCACAACGACACAAGACTAAGATTTCCTGAACCTTCAGTTCacgaaaccaaaccaaactcacAAGCCTAACACCATACACCAACAAAGAAGCAAACAAAGAAACGCCTGGGAATTAAGCTCCATGCTCAATTGAACCTTCATCGGAGAATCACAAGACAATTCAGAAAAGACACTTAAACAAAGGCCAGATTGCTGGATGAGACATGATATACTAATTACAATTatttaataactattttattatgtatttcttACCAGATTGTTGGTTGATTCATGATTATAAAGGCAAAATAACATTTACACATACAATGTATCGTATACTCTAGCTAATTAGGTAAAACTGttagatttttataatttttttgttaggcATACAATCTAATTTCCATAGTGCCTTTGGGGCCAAtatagaaacaaagaaaaaaacacaatttcgatgaaacattgttttgtttatggaATTAGAACTAAATGAACTAATTAATATGAACTCAGCAATGCGCTAGTTTTGGTGCATTTTGTGACTAAGATCATCAAACGCTTTATAAACCAAACGTTTTATGAATCTTAAATAGATAAATGCAAAACAAGATCTATGGAATTGGTAATGATCCAAAAATTCCCAAAGTATTAAAGATTAAAAGCTCTCggccaaaacaaaacaaataaaacattgAAATCCAAAACTTTCAAGAACCACTCTTTGTATCTGATTCTCCACATGGACAaacaaagtacttataactcAAGGTACGATGTTGTCTCCAAGAGACAGAGAAGCTAACTGATCAGCTGCACCACCAGCTTGCTGCTGCTGAGCTACACTCCTCAGAACATCCATTGCCTCTGCAACTTTAGCTTTAAGTGCATCAGGAGATTCCAGCAAGTGAAGTACTTCGGTTTGGTCCATTTCAAGAAGCATTCCCGTGACTTTAGCTGCCGATTCTGGCTCAAGCTGCTCCACTAGTGGGTACAGATTCTCACCAAGCATCTGTTTGAGAAAAAAGTAACACTTCTAAGTACACAAATAATTGTCTCAGTGTTTCGCAGTTGAAATaaacaacattttaattttaccgTTCTCTGATGCTCTGGAGCTGCGTTAGCGAGTGATGTAGCCAAAGCTCCAATAGGAACAGGCTGAGAAGCAGCAGGTGAATCACGAAGATGAGCACCACCACCAGACACGTCATATGGGACAGAAAGCATGTTTGGAGTAAGACCAGGCATTGGGTTTACATCTCTCTGTGGATACCTATACATTCTACCCCTTGGATGCATCTGgagaatacaaaaaaatataagaacgcAAATCATTCTCAAAGAGACAATGGCTGCAGAAGATACTTAACCTGCTGTGGCTGCATCATAGGGGAAGGTTGTTGTGGTTGTGGAAGAGCTCCTCCTCTTCTACCACCACCACCAGGTCGTTGCTGCTGCTGTTGTTGCTGGCCTTGTTGCATCATAGGCATGAAGAAGTTTGGCATCGGTGCCCCACCAGGTCTCATACCCGGTACAAGCTGTTGTTGATACCCGTATCCAGGCTGTTCAATGGAGAAGAAGAGTTATAAAGATTGGTTTCACATGTTTTTAGCTAAAGAACTTTGACTTTTACCTGAGGAGGAATCATGCCAGGAGGTCCTTGGCCATAGAAGAGTTGTTGACCCATTGGTGGACCACCGGGTGGATACATTGGCATCCTTGGACCAACCGCAGGTACTGGCCTCATCTGTGAAAACTGAGCCTGAAACCCAAGACAGTGAAAATTGAGTACTATGAGAATAGGAAAACGTCAACTCTTGTTTAAGGTTAAAACATAAACAGACCTGTAACCTAGCTTTGCGGTCTTCTTTCCTCTGTGCAAGAGCGACATATAGAGGCTTTGAGACAATCATTTTACCATTCATCTCAGCAATCTGAACCCAAGGACAAGTTAAACATTGAGATCACTATAAAATTCAACATGTCTTCTTTATATGGTAGTCACTTACAGCTCTAGATGCTTCCTCAGGAGTTGAGAATGCCACAAATCCAGATCCTCTACTCACTCCAGTAGGGTCACGCATCACCTGTCACATTCAAAATGTAATAAAGTTTTTAGATTGTGTATTTAAAGAGTTATatagatttagattttataaTTATTCTAGTCTTATTCAATTGAGACTTttcaaaactataataaaatctTGCGTTATTAGTTTATGAACTTGTAATAAGTAGTTAATAGTTTATAAGAATCTAGAGTTATTCGATTCATTATTTTACAaagtcaagaaaaaaaaaaagcaaaaagaaaaaaaattgaaattcacTAGCCATGAAAAAAACAGATGAACTGCTGcaataagagagagagaaaggcaAAGGATGGAGAGGATAATTACAAACACAGAAACATAATACTATATAACATATCTAAAGCTAAACTCTGTAGAAGTTTATAATTATCTTCAGTTAAAAATCTAATAATCTACAAAACTCTTTAACTATTTTGGAATAACAAACCAATAACATCCCCTAATCTAAATTAGTTAAAGATATAAATAAGCGGTGCCTATTACTGTGTCAGTCACATACCTTGCAGGATGTAATAGTTCCAAAGGGAGTAAAATGTTCTCTGAGCTTCTCGTCTGTGACAGACTCATCCAAGTTCTTAACATACAAGTTGGACCCCTGAGACTTGTCAGCAGCCTCCTTCAAACTCTGCTCATACTTTTGTTTGAGTTCGTTTTCCCTCTCCGACTTCTTCTGAGCTCTCCCAACAAACCACTCCTTGTCGTCAAAGGTCTTTCCATTGAGAGCCTCAACAGCTTTGGCGGCGTCTTCCGAACTCTCGAAATTGACAAATCCAAAGCCTTTAGACTTGCCTTCGCCGTCTCTCATGATAACGCAGCTAGTAGTCACACCAAACTCTCCAAACACTTTCTTCAGCTCCTCGTCACTCATGGACTCCGAGAGGTTTTTGACATAGACGTTGTTGAACTTCACCTTCTCACCAGAAGGGTCTCTCTGCTGCTTGTGAACAAAGGGTCCAACGTAGACTTGCTTGTCGTTGAGAAGCATCCCGTTCAACTGCTCTATGGCTCTCTGAGCTGCTTCTTCAGTGTCGTACTGCACAAAGCCGTAGCCTTTGGACTGGCCAGAGGGGTCAACAGCCACTTTGCAAGACAGGATAGCACCAAAGGCGGAGAATGTCTCGTGGAGGGCTTTGTGATCGATTGATTTGTCAAGATTCTGAACAATGTCCAAACAAGAAATCAAACACTGCATTGCAAGTTTCAAATAGGTAATAAGGATATAAGGGAGATTACCTTGATGAATATGTTACCAAGACCGCTCTTACGGACACTTGGATCACGAACAGAGTACATAACTCTAATAGCCCTTCCATTGAGAGCCATGAAGTTCAGCTCATTCAGTGCCCTCGTAGCTGTCACAAAGGAGAATCATTTACACATACAAACTAACACTTGAATCAATCATTAATGCGAccaattgttttaaaaatgaacaataacacaatcttaaagcaattatttgtttggtaaaatcaaaagtaataatattattagttttgccaagaacaaaaaaatgtcacactgttttcaattttaaaccACTCTACAACCTAACAAGGtttcacatttttattatacagTTTCCAAATAATATTATCTCTCACTAATTATGCCCtatcctcaaaaaaaaaaaaaaaaaacagatctcAGAAACATAATTATGACACATCAATGCAGACAATACAACAAGCAAATCTTAATTTCAATTTATCAATCTTAGATTCAATCTTAAAAGACAGAGAGTTACCATCTTGAGGAGTGGCGTAATTAACGTATCCGTAGCCAAGAGATCTCCTTGTCGTCATGTCTCTACAGACACGAACAGAAACCACCTGGCCCGCTTGGCTAAACGCCTCGAACAGCTGCGAATCCGTCACCGTCTGGTCTAGATCTCCCACGTACAGCGACGTCGTTCCCTGCTGCGCCGCTCCGACCGCCGCCGCGGCGGCACCGGAAACCGCTACTCCACCGTTGGCATTCTGAATCTGCGCcattttttcaagaaattaaTCGAAAATCTCtcgtctttctttttcttcttcttcctctctccgAATCAGCTCAATGAACAACAACGAAAATTCTTCTAATcggaaaataaaaaatggatCTTTTTACGGCGGCGACAGATGCAGAGTGTTGAGCTTTGATAGAGTGACCTTATCTCTCTCTCAGAGACAAAgctcaaatgaaaaaaaaaactgcaaagAGGAAAGGCTACTTTGAGGTTTCCGAGTTTATATAGGGAAGGTTACACACCAAACCCTAATAGCTTCGATGGAAATTGAGAAATCTCAGCCGTTGGATTTATTCTTTCGTGTCGTGTTCTGGGTCCCATTGTGGATGCTTGTTTCCATATTTGGTTttgccatttttttttatttatttagaaaaataaatgtgAAGAattcctttgttttttttttctttggataACTTGATTTCCTTTggttaaaagtaaaataaaattatttaatgttCTGATGCTGTAAGTATTTAATGTTTTAACGTAATGACTATAGTCACAATTTCAGACAAGAGAGGAATAGATGAGAGAAGGAAAATACcgttaattataaaattttatagttttgaatttataaaatgtattgtTCGGACATGTTTAACACAAACATGTAAtgtaaagttttttaaaaaaaaacatgtgatGCATCGAAACACAATTTACAAAACACAGTTGAGCAATGCTAAACCGGTTTACCTATTGGGTACTGAATGAAAATGGGCCACGAATTGTAAACCGGTTTCTTGAAATGTTGAAAATATCTGGACTGAATTTCAAGAATAAAATCAtacattttttgtctttttaactATTAGTATTCAAAtgccattataaaatcaaaaacgaACAATTTAACATCTAGATGTTTCATATCCCCTTATTATTAAAAGGGAAGCAATTTTTAAGAGTATCCTtgctttgatattttaattagaagTCTGCCATTTTATCTGATGGGCTTGCTCTCCTCAACCATCCTAATTAAGAGACCTTTAATTACTAGACAATTTACAGCACTTGCCATTggtacttattatatattttttcttaatacatTATAAATACTATAACATAGTACAGTAACCAAGGTTCGTAAATACTAAATAACCAATTTCAGTAAAGTTTCAGTAAAGTGTTTGTGGCCCAAGTTTATAAAACAACACActaaacatttaagaaagttgtaAACGGAGTTCCTACTATGAAACAGAAACGAGTCTTCAATAATCTTCTTCATTGCAAGAGCTCTCAAAGAGCTGTGTTTGTCATGTTAATCGCCTTCTTCGAGTGATGCCAATACGGATATGAAACGGCAGCGGTTCGTAGATCGAATGACAGCGTTTGGATTGTGATTGGTTGGGGAAAGGTTTCCGGAGATTCCTTTGTGAAGCTGAGTCGCCAGTAATCGAGCGGTATGCACCGCCATCGATGCCAAACGAAATGGAAACGATGAGGAAGAGATGAAATAATTGAAGACAAATCAGAACACAACCCTTTTCTCAGGTGTGTATACCCAGATGAGAAATCTACTTGAATTTAcactaaaaaaaatacaagtgtggagatgaGAGAGATGAATTGAGTTGTGAAGGAGAAGAGCGACctttcctttctttcttttttctttcctttaaTCTTTTCCATTTTTACGTTTATAATTTCTAATGATTTTTCTAAACATTTTTTCCCTACAATAAAAACCAATCACTCACTTATTTCGTTGTTTTCTTCTTGTGTTTTTCATGCGgagttattattaaattaacaaaaatcagTGTAAATGGCATTAAAATAAAGTTGAATTctgattttgattaatttcatatatctactaggggtggacgttcgggtacccattcggattcggttcagatctattcggatttcgggtttttggggtcaaagatttcagtttcattcgggtatttctaaatttcggttcaggttcggttcggatctttgcgggtcgATTCGAGTTCAGATAacacatttaaattatttttaaaattttaaattcattatatacttgaaatttctcaaaatttataaaacaataatatattacataaaaatttgaataacatgttttaaaatacctaaacttaagatataaattggtttggtttgaatatttgggtagataatcaatagatatttcaagtatttttgaatttttgagtatattttagctattttagctattttagatatttatttttgactatttatatatattttcaaatattttggactacttaaaagtatcttaaatatttggatgttcttaatatatattaaatctaaaaataattaatatatttaggtatataattcTATTTCAGATACATTAGAGTACCCAAAATACTTCGTTTCGTGTCGGGTTCAGATTTGGTTttcta
This Brassica napus cultivar Da-Ae chromosome C6, Da-Ae, whole genome shotgun sequence DNA region includes the following protein-coding sequences:
- the LOC106405950 gene encoding polyadenylate-binding protein 8; this translates as MAQIQNANGGVAVSGAAAAAVGAAQQGTTSLYVGDLDQTVTDSQLFEAFSQAGQVVSVRVCRDMTTRRSLGYGYVNYATPQDATRALNELNFMALNGRAIRVMYSVRDPSVRKSGLGNIFIKNLDKSIDHKALHETFSAFGAILSCKVAVDPSGQSKGYGFVQYDTEEAAQRAIEQLNGMLLNDKQVYVGPFVHKQQRDPSGEKVKFNNVYVKNLSESMSDEELKKVFGEFGVTTSCVIMRDGEGKSKGFGFVNFESSEDAAKAVEALNGKTFDDKEWFVGRAQKKSERENELKQKYEQSLKEAADKSQGSNLYVKNLDESVTDEKLREHFTPFGTITSCKVMRDPTGVSRGSGFVAFSTPEEASRAIAEMNGKMIVSKPLYVALAQRKEDRKARLQAQFSQMRPVPAVGPRMPMYPPGGPPMGQQLFYGQGPPGMIPPQPGYGYQQQLVPGMRPGGAPMPNFFMPMMQQGQQQQQQQRPGGGGRRGGALPQPQQPSPMMQPQQMHPRGRMYRYPQRDVNPMPGLTPNMLSVPYDVSGGGAHLRDSPAASQPVPIGALATSLANAAPEHQRTMLGENLYPLVEQLEPESAAKVTGMLLEMDQTEVLHLLESPDALKAKVAEAMDVLRSVAQQQQAGGAADQLASLSLGDNIVP